The following DNA comes from Peribacillus sp. FSL E2-0218.
AAAGCTCTTCGGTTGAGGATTCCGCGAAATTTTCATATTGGTAGTCATTGATTTTTTCAAGGAATTGATAAAGAAGAAAAATATTCAAAACGAAGAAAACCATGATGAATATTGACTTTGTATTATTCCAATCCACTTTGATCGCCTCCCGCATCTCCTTCAAAAGGCACAATGAACCATTTATTGCCGATCCGATAATACCAAGTCGGTTCAAGGGTGACTAAGGTGACAAGCTTGGAATCAAGGGATTTATTCAGTTTATACCCGATCGTGATGTCCTCCACGTTCTTGAAATCGATATTATCCTTTGATTTCAACTGATTCAATACTTCCCTGCCGCTTGCTAACGTCTTCAATGATCCTTCTGATGGGAGAACCGAGGCAAGTGAAAAGTATGGACGTTCATAGCTATAAATCTCTTCCTTGCCCCAGATTTGTTCGATTTCAGTCATTCCATATTCATTGAAGGCAGGATAACCGTTTACGAATAACCGGAAAACCACCCGTTGCTCAGTCTCCGACATATAGGCGTAGCGGTAGTTGTTATCCTCCCAGCCAGCATGATCATTGATGAAATCTATGCTTTTTTGCAGAAGATCACTCGAACTGCCAACAAACTTGTTCTTTTGTCCCGGATTGATATAAGAAATCAGGTAATTTTCCTTGTTGATCGTCATCAGCCTTGTTCCATCCGTGTATTCATCGCCGACCGAAACCGATTCCTGGCGCACATACTTAGGAAAATTAAATAATGCATTCTTCAGATTTGCTATATCCAAATTATCGATATAATACTGAAAGCTTTTAATCTCCACCGGTTTTTCCGGTACGAACAGCGTCTTTTTACTGTTTATCACTTCTGCTGTGTATTCAGGGTGCTTATTGTAAGAACCCGTATAATACCTATTCATGAAACCTTGTATTTTTTTTGAATCCACCATGCCTTGATAGATTTTCTCTTGACCATATGAAACAAAATAAACGGCAGACTGATTTTGACCGATATCCCTTTGCTTTATGATAATCCGGTCAAAGGAAAAAGTAGGGACTTCCTTATCGGTAATGTTCAATAACGTTTTATAGATGGAAATCGGGACATCATCGGAAAATTGAATTTCAATCGATCCGTCTTCATGGACGAAGTCATCGAATTTCCTTTGCAGCCTTTTTACCGATATCTCTTTGACACCCTTAAAGCTCCATTGCGTATATTCCTTTTCCATCTTGCCTATTTCAATTGGGTCGGAGGTCTGGAAATGCTGCCCATTGCCATGAAAAAGGATACTGACCGGTTTAATGACATCACTGACGATCTCGACATCGCTTTTTATCTTTATATAATCCGACGATTGACTCAATTGATCATATTCAGGCTCATACGTCCAGATGCTCCAGGTCAAGAAAATGCTCGTCCCCACCAATATAATCAGTATTATGCTTTTTGCACGTTCAAAATTCATGACCAATCATCCTCTTCTTCCTGTTCGTAAGGAAGTGTAAAGAATACCGTAGTTCCTTTTCCATCCACACTTTCCGCCCAAATTTTCCCGCCATGCGCCACGACCATTTCTTTTGCGATCGCTAAGCCAAGGCCGGTTCCGCCTAAGTTCCGCGCCCTTGCTTTATCGACACGGTAAAACCGGTCGAATATTTTATCAATGACGTTTTTGGGGATTCCCACTCCTTGATCTGTAATGCTTACAACGATGAAGCCTTCGGAAGCCCTGGCCCGGAAGGTCACTTGACCGCCTTCAGGTGAGTACTTTAACGAGTTGGAGATAACATTATAAAGAACCTGGGTAATCTTATCCTCATCGATATCGACGAAATAAGCTTCTTTAGGCAAATCGCGCTTAAACGTTATATCATCATTTTTCGTCATTTCAAATCGATCGATGATATGGTCATAGAATTTATTGAAATTGACCCAGCCCGTTTTAAGCCTGTAATCCTTGCTGTCCATTTTCGAAAGCTGCAGCAGGTCATTGACAAGCCGGATCATTCGCTCCGTTTCATTTTGGGTCACACTTAGGAAGGATGGAGCGATTTCCTCATCCTTCCATGCCCCTTCAGCCAATGCCTCCAGGTAACTCCTCATGGTCGTAAGCGGGGTCCGCAGCTCATGGGACACGTTGGCAACGAATTCCCTGCGTTCACCCTCGATTTTTTCCTGCTCCGTAATGTCATGCAAAACAGTAATCAAACCATTCACGAAGCCCGTTTCCTTTTGGATCACCGAAAAGTTCGCCCTCAAAATGAACGGGCGATTCTTCTTGCTGTAATCAA
Coding sequences within:
- the yycH gene encoding two-component system activity regulator YycH, producing MNFERAKSIILIILVGTSIFLTWSIWTYEPEYDQLSQSSDYIKIKSDVEIVSDVIKPVSILFHGNGQHFQTSDPIEIGKMEKEYTQWSFKGVKEISVKRLQRKFDDFVHEDGSIEIQFSDDVPISIYKTLLNITDKEVPTFSFDRIIIKQRDIGQNQSAVYFVSYGQEKIYQGMVDSKKIQGFMNRYYTGSYNKHPEYTAEVINSKKTLFVPEKPVEIKSFQYYIDNLDIANLKNALFNFPKYVRQESVSVGDEYTDGTRLMTINKENYLISYINPGQKNKFVGSSSDLLQKSIDFINDHAGWEDNNYRYAYMSETEQRVVFRLFVNGYPAFNEYGMTEIEQIWGKEEIYSYERPYFSLASVLPSEGSLKTLASGREVLNQLKSKDNIDFKNVEDITIGYKLNKSLDSKLVTLVTLEPTWYYRIGNKWFIVPFEGDAGGDQSGLE